Proteins from a single region of Candidatus Binatia bacterium:
- a CDS encoding formate--phosphoribosylaminoimidazolecarboxamide ligase gives MNRPYTVATLGSHSALQILKGAHDEGFHTLAISNRDTERLYRSFAFVDEVIALNDYSEFMSLISELEKRKVIIVPHGSFVAYLSLEEHKKMTIPYFGNKAVLDWEASRELQREWLSRAGLKLPRQFRSGAEIDRPVIVKLYGAQGGKGYMFIRDTHDFEVRATHLKEKYTIQEYIIGVPIYIHYFYSPLQNKLEIMSMDRRYETNVDSLGRIPAAAQEGMDVSPSYVVVGNQPVSLRESMLAEALRMGDDVVRVSKEICGPKGLFGAFCIETIITPDIQFYVMEISARIVAGTNLFIDGSPYSYLNYSEPMSTGRRIARELKNALLTNNLRLVLDDSSVV, from the coding sequence ATGAATCGGCCGTACACCGTCGCGACGCTCGGCTCCCATTCGGCGCTGCAGATCCTTAAAGGGGCTCACGACGAGGGCTTCCACACGCTCGCGATCTCAAACCGCGATACCGAGCGGCTCTACCGGTCGTTCGCGTTCGTGGATGAAGTCATTGCGCTCAACGACTACTCCGAGTTCATGAGCCTGATCTCCGAGCTCGAGAAGCGCAAGGTCATCATCGTGCCGCACGGTTCGTTCGTGGCCTACCTGTCGCTCGAAGAGCACAAGAAGATGACGATCCCGTACTTCGGGAACAAGGCGGTCCTCGACTGGGAGGCCAGCCGTGAACTTCAGCGCGAGTGGCTCTCGCGCGCCGGTCTCAAGCTGCCGCGGCAGTTCCGCAGCGGCGCCGAGATCGACCGGCCCGTGATCGTGAAACTTTACGGCGCCCAGGGCGGCAAGGGCTACATGTTCATCCGGGACACTCACGACTTCGAGGTGCGCGCGACACATCTCAAAGAGAAGTACACGATTCAGGAATACATCATCGGCGTGCCCATCTACATCCACTACTTCTATTCGCCGCTGCAGAACAAGCTCGAGATCATGTCGATGGACCGGCGTTACGAGACGAACGTAGACTCGCTCGGGCGCATACCGGCGGCGGCCCAGGAGGGCATGGACGTGAGTCCGTCCTACGTCGTGGTTGGAAACCAGCCGGTGTCGCTGCGCGAGTCGATGCTCGCCGAGGCGCTGCGGATGGGCGACGACGTGGTCCGGGTCAGCAAGGAGATCTGCGGGCCGAAGGGGCTGTTCGGTGCGTTCTGCATCGAGACGATCATCACGCCGGACATCCAATTCTACGTCATGGAGATCTCCGCGCGGATCGTCGCTGGAACGAATCTGTTCATCGACGGCTCACCATATTCTTATCTGAATTACTCGGAGCCGATGTCGACCGGGCGCCGGATCGCCAGGGAGCTGAAGAACGCGCTGCTAACCAATAACCTTCGTCTGGTGTTGGATGATTCGAGCGTTGTTTAG
- the purQ gene encoding phosphoribosylformylglycinamidine synthase I, which yields MSARIAVPVFPGTNSEDETVRLLRDCGGDAELVHWSEADALRQFDAFVLSGGFAYEDRIRAGAVAAHDRMMDFVIAAADAGKLVFGICNGAQILLEAGLVPGTGPTRRPTAAFAHNAPAPHFVCRHVYLKLAVDPARCHITAALAPEALVPAWAAHAEGRLAATPDHLEEIVAGNHLAFVYAHPDGTVDAKAVPNGSALGCAGLVNRAGNVLAIMPHPERDAWNYNHLDRREGEDVLAPSGGAMIFRSFVEALA from the coding sequence GTGAGCGCGCGCATCGCCGTTCCGGTGTTTCCGGGTACGAACTCCGAGGATGAGACCGTGCGTCTGCTGCGCGACTGTGGCGGCGACGCGGAGCTCGTCCACTGGTCGGAGGCCGACGCGCTGCGGCAGTTCGACGCGTTCGTACTTTCAGGGGGCTTCGCGTATGAGGATCGCATTCGCGCCGGCGCCGTAGCCGCGCACGATCGTATGATGGACTTCGTGATCGCGGCAGCCGATGCAGGCAAGCTCGTGTTCGGAATCTGCAACGGCGCGCAGATCCTGTTGGAGGCGGGCCTCGTGCCGGGCACGGGCCCGACGCGCAGACCCACCGCGGCGTTCGCGCACAACGCGCCGGCGCCGCACTTCGTGTGTCGCCACGTTTACCTCAAGCTCGCCGTCGATCCGGCGCGCTGCCATATCACGGCTGCGCTGGCGCCGGAAGCTCTGGTCCCAGCGTGGGCCGCGCACGCCGAAGGCCGGCTCGCGGCCACGCCGGATCATCTCGAGGAGATCGTCGCCGGCAATCACCTGGCGTTCGTGTACGCGCACCCCGACGGCACCGTCGACGCAAAGGCCGTTCCCAATGGCTCCGCCCTCGGCTGCGCGGGGCTGGTCAACCGCGCCGGGAACGTGCTGGCGATCATGCCCCATCCCGAACGCGACGCGTGGAACTATAATCATCTCGACCGGCGCGAGGGAGAGGACGTTCTCGCGCCCTCGGGCGGAGCGATGATCTTCCGCAGCTTCGTCGAGGCGCTGGCATGA
- the purL gene encoding phosphoribosylformylglycinamidine synthase subunit PurL: MVSSGVSGTANVALRDDELARIEERLGREPTATELHAFDAQWSEHCSYKSSRHHLKRLPTTGARVVLGPGEDAGVLHLGVHDGERYGVVVAHESHNHPSQVVPFEGAATGVGGIVRDVLCMGADVIGIADALRFGSPEGAHQAYVAQSCVDGIGAYGNAIGVPNLAGDVYFDHGFDENCLVNVVALGIVKESEIIHSYAPKDAGGWQIVLVGKATDPSGFGGASFSSLSLDSDDAELNKGAVQVPDPFLENVLMRASYHVFKLLRELRIHAAFKDLGAGGILGCSAEITAHGGFGAQIDLDKVNVAVEGMAPEVVAAGETQERLLWVVPPEIAPEVLRIYNEVFTLPDVAHNARATVIGYVTAERRYVMRYRGQVVMDVESEFLTGAIRDELPYTEVIHHAGAVEELPLVDVETLFPQVLAHRDVCSREPLYRRYDAVVRGATVLPRGRADAGVLAPIPGSRLGVALAVAGNPRYGRIDPRYAAEHAVLEAVRRVVAVGAQPIGLTDCLNFGNPRKPEQYGAFVAAIEGLAHAATQLDLPFVSGNVSLYNESGDGVAVPASAIVVAVGALENVGNVVTPGLKAAGSALLWIGSRELVVGGSVLADVLGIDGALPGLSYGAERAAVAIVHEAIARGVLRSCRAVRDGGMLTALARLAFDAMLRGRTVGAEIDFGNPLCEAGGFLCEVGDESGVDLTGVLRVGETSDKPELVVNGVRFEIRRLYEMWSRPLAELYP; this comes from the coding sequence TTGGTTAGTTCCGGCGTATCCGGAACTGCGAACGTCGCGCTGCGCGACGACGAGCTCGCGCGGATCGAGGAGCGACTGGGTCGCGAGCCCACTGCAACCGAACTCCACGCGTTCGACGCGCAGTGGAGCGAACATTGCAGCTATAAGTCGAGCCGTCATCATCTCAAGCGGCTCCCGACCACCGGCGCGCGCGTCGTGCTGGGCCCGGGCGAGGACGCGGGCGTCCTGCATCTCGGCGTCCACGACGGCGAGCGCTACGGGGTCGTCGTGGCGCACGAGTCGCACAATCATCCTTCGCAAGTCGTCCCGTTCGAGGGCGCGGCGACGGGCGTCGGGGGCATCGTTCGCGACGTACTTTGCATGGGCGCCGACGTAATCGGGATCGCCGACGCGCTGCGCTTCGGCTCTCCCGAAGGCGCGCATCAAGCCTACGTCGCGCAGAGCTGCGTCGACGGCATCGGAGCGTACGGCAATGCGATCGGCGTGCCCAACCTCGCGGGAGACGTCTACTTCGATCACGGCTTTGACGAGAATTGCCTCGTGAACGTCGTCGCGCTCGGCATCGTGAAAGAGAGCGAGATCATCCATTCGTACGCGCCCAAAGACGCCGGCGGATGGCAGATCGTGCTCGTCGGTAAGGCGACCGATCCGAGCGGTTTCGGCGGCGCGTCGTTCTCATCGCTCTCGCTCGACTCCGACGACGCCGAGCTCAACAAGGGCGCCGTTCAGGTGCCGGACCCGTTCCTCGAAAACGTGCTCATGCGCGCCAGCTACCACGTGTTCAAGCTGCTGCGCGAGCTGCGGATTCACGCGGCATTCAAGGATCTCGGAGCCGGCGGAATCCTCGGATGTTCCGCGGAGATCACGGCGCACGGCGGTTTCGGCGCGCAGATCGATCTCGATAAGGTCAACGTCGCCGTGGAAGGCATGGCTCCGGAGGTCGTCGCTGCGGGCGAGACGCAGGAGCGTCTCCTGTGGGTGGTGCCGCCCGAGATCGCGCCGGAGGTGCTGCGGATCTATAACGAAGTCTTCACGCTTCCGGACGTCGCGCACAACGCGCGCGCGACGGTGATCGGGTACGTGACCGCGGAACGCCGCTACGTCATGCGCTATCGCGGCCAGGTCGTGATGGACGTCGAGAGCGAGTTCCTGACGGGCGCCATCCGCGACGAGCTGCCCTATACCGAGGTAATCCACCATGCGGGCGCAGTCGAGGAGCTGCCGCTCGTCGACGTCGAGACGCTCTTCCCGCAGGTGCTCGCTCACCGCGACGTGTGCTCGCGCGAACCGCTCTACCGGCGCTACGACGCGGTGGTGCGCGGCGCGACCGTGCTGCCCCGGGGACGCGCCGACGCCGGCGTCCTCGCCCCAATCCCCGGGTCGCGCTTGGGCGTCGCGCTCGCGGTCGCCGGCAATCCACGCTACGGCCGCATCGATCCGCGTTACGCCGCGGAGCACGCCGTGCTCGAAGCAGTGCGGCGCGTCGTGGCCGTTGGCGCGCAGCCGATAGGACTCACCGACTGCCTGAACTTCGGCAACCCGCGCAAACCCGAGCAGTACGGCGCGTTCGTCGCCGCGATCGAGGGGCTCGCGCACGCGGCGACCCAGCTCGACCTTCCGTTCGTCTCGGGCAACGTCAGCCTGTACAATGAGTCCGGCGATGGCGTCGCCGTCCCGGCCTCGGCCATCGTCGTGGCCGTCGGCGCGCTCGAGAACGTCGGTAACGTCGTTACGCCGGGGCTCAAGGCCGCGGGTTCGGCCCTGCTGTGGATCGGCAGCCGCGAGCTCGTCGTCGGCGGCTCCGTGCTCGCGGACGTGCTGGGCATCGATGGAGCGCTGCCCGGGCTCTCGTACGGCGCGGAGCGCGCGGCCGTCGCGATTGTGCACGAGGCGATCGCGCGTGGCGTGTTGCGATCGTGCCGCGCCGTGCGCGACGGCGGGATGCTGACGGCGCTCGCGCGGCTGGCGTTCGATGCGATGCTGCGCGGCCGCACCGTCGGCGCCGAGATCGACTTCGGCAATCCGCTGTGCGAGGCGGGCGGATTCCTGTGCGAGGTGGGCGACGAAAGCGGCGTCGATCTCACCGGCGTGCTGCGGGTGGGCGAAACGAGCGACAAGCCGGAGCTGGTCGTCAACGGCGTACGCTTCGAGATCCGGCGGCTGTATGAGATGTGGTCGCGCCCGCTCGCGGAGCTCTATCCGTGA
- the purB gene encoding adenylosuccinate lyase, with protein MDYSTYASPFSWRYGRAELRTLYSEQMRRRLWRAVWVALAEAQSAQGLIAEAELEDLRANAANVDIEAALEIERAIHHDLMAEIRVFAEQAKRGGGKLHLGATSMDVEDTVETYRLRLALSYIGENLYALLGAFREKIRAFDDLACMGFTHLQPAEPTTLGYRLASYAQDLLVDDENLRFVFENLTTKGLRGAVGTAASYERLSNEAGGSAQVEAYVLETFGLRAREISTQTYPRKLDYLLLSALAGLGASLSKFAADVRILSSPGFGELAEPFGRSQVGSSAMPFKRNPTLSERIGSLARLLPSYADVTWQNAATNFLERTLDDSANRRVVLPEALFCADEIVTLARTVIAGLQVDERRIAANLRAYAPFAGTEAVMLEAARAGGDRQRLHEALRGASMLAWAAVGRGEDNPLSALLSEERELTAFVDPAEIRRLLDPSGYVGTAPQRARLLADRIENLQPFPRQTEVRLT; from the coding sequence ATGGACTACAGCACGTACGCCTCGCCGTTTTCCTGGAGATATGGCCGTGCGGAGCTGCGCACGCTCTATTCCGAGCAGATGCGCCGCCGGCTGTGGCGAGCGGTATGGGTCGCGCTGGCCGAAGCGCAATCCGCGCAAGGTCTGATCGCCGAAGCCGAGCTCGAAGACCTGCGCGCCAACGCCGCCAACGTCGACATCGAGGCGGCGCTCGAGATCGAGCGCGCGATCCACCACGATCTGATGGCAGAGATTCGCGTTTTCGCCGAGCAGGCAAAGCGCGGCGGCGGAAAACTGCACCTCGGCGCGACCTCGATGGACGTCGAGGACACCGTGGAGACGTATCGGCTGCGCCTTGCACTCTCGTACATCGGCGAGAACCTCTACGCGCTGCTGGGCGCCTTCCGTGAGAAGATCCGCGCCTTTGACGACCTCGCGTGCATGGGGTTTACGCATCTGCAGCCGGCCGAGCCGACGACGCTGGGCTACCGGCTGGCCTCGTACGCGCAAGATCTGTTGGTTGACGACGAAAACCTGCGCTTCGTCTTCGAGAACCTCACGACGAAGGGATTGCGCGGAGCGGTGGGGACTGCGGCATCCTACGAACGTCTTTCAAACGAAGCCGGCGGCTCGGCGCAGGTCGAGGCGTACGTCTTGGAGACGTTCGGTCTGCGCGCCCGCGAGATCAGCACGCAGACGTATCCGCGCAAACTCGACTACCTGTTGCTCTCGGCACTGGCCGGACTGGGCGCGTCGCTCTCTAAGTTTGCGGCCGACGTGCGCATTCTCAGCAGCCCGGGCTTCGGCGAGCTCGCGGAGCCGTTCGGCCGCTCGCAGGTCGGCAGCTCGGCCATGCCGTTCAAGCGCAATCCGACGCTTTCGGAGCGGATCGGTTCGTTAGCGCGGCTGCTCCCGTCGTACGCCGACGTCACGTGGCAAAACGCCGCAACGAACTTTTTAGAACGGACGCTCGACGACAGCGCCAACCGGCGCGTCGTCCTGCCCGAGGCGCTGTTCTGCGCAGATGAAATTGTGACGCTCGCTCGCACGGTGATCGCGGGGCTCCAAGTCGACGAACGTCGCATCGCCGCGAACCTTCGTGCATACGCGCCGTTCGCCGGAACCGAGGCCGTGATGCTGGAGGCCGCGCGAGCCGGCGGAGACCGTCAACGGTTGCACGAAGCCCTGCGCGGTGCATCGATGCTGGCGTGGGCGGCGGTCGGGCGTGGGGAAGATAACCCGCTTTCGGCCCTGCTTTCCGAGGAGCGTGAGTTGACCGCGTTCGTGGATCCCGCCGAGATTCGGAGGCTGCTCGACCCCAGCGGCTACGTGGGCACGGCGCCGCAGCGCGCGCGCCTGCTCGCCGACCGCATCGAGAATCTGCAACCGTTCCCGCGCCAAACCGAGGTACGGCTCACTTGA
- a CDS encoding peptide ABC transporter substrate-binding protein — protein MKAASACLLAAVLVAAGCAKSGLESSGRHSWTKPGVLRVAIPFEPKNLNPLLFATTGEGFVDRLMFEPLLSADRRGNPVPMLATAVPTQANGGISRDGLTIRYSLHRNARWSDGVPVTARDVVWSWQAIMNPNNDVVSRHGYDVIRSIDEPDAHTLVVHLIRPFAPFVNTFFAESDQPYDVVPAHVLARYPDINHVPLDSAPTVSDGPFRFVAWRRGDSITLTANPTFFQGKPGLNAIEVHIVPNEDTAINLLRTHAIDYFFSPTVQTYPVLRSVPDTRIIWTNVNGYEGVMFNLAHPILADPLVRRAIGAAIDKASLTRQLAYGQVTVASEDLPNWMWAFDPAVRAVPYDRAAAVKLLARAGWIAGPDGIARKQGRPLELLLVTDTQTALHRSESLLVQAALRRIGIVVEIKYFPQDILYAPQGMGGIMHGGKYDLILYPWFSGIDPDDSSQFTCDNQPPHGYNDSRYCSAAMDAAQAAALTNYAAAPRKRAYSRIERLLSIDNPLVFFWWQRGQDAISVDLHGFDPNPSNEAWNAWEWSI, from the coding sequence ATGAAGGCAGCGTCGGCCTGTCTGTTAGCCGCGGTGCTCGTTGCTGCGGGCTGCGCGAAGAGCGGACTCGAGTCGAGCGGGCGGCACTCGTGGACGAAGCCCGGCGTGTTGCGCGTCGCGATCCCTTTCGAGCCGAAGAATCTCAACCCGCTGCTGTTCGCGACGACGGGAGAAGGCTTCGTCGATCGTCTCATGTTCGAGCCGCTGCTCTCCGCCGATCGGCGAGGGAATCCCGTGCCCATGCTCGCGACCGCCGTGCCCACTCAGGCCAACGGCGGCATCAGCCGCGACGGCCTGACGATTCGCTATTCGCTGCACCGGAACGCGCGCTGGAGCGACGGGGTACCGGTCACCGCGCGCGACGTCGTCTGGTCGTGGCAGGCCATCATGAATCCGAACAACGACGTCGTTTCGCGCCACGGCTACGACGTCATCCGCTCCATCGACGAGCCCGACGCGCACACGCTCGTCGTTCACTTGATCCGGCCCTTCGCGCCGTTCGTCAACACCTTCTTTGCCGAAAGCGACCAGCCGTACGACGTCGTGCCGGCCCACGTCCTCGCACGCTATCCGGACATCAATCACGTCCCGCTCGACAGCGCACCGACGGTCAGCGACGGCCCGTTTCGATTCGTGGCCTGGCGGCGCGGCGACAGCATAACGTTGACGGCGAATCCTACGTTCTTCCAGGGCAAGCCCGGCCTCAACGCGATCGAGGTTCACATCGTGCCCAACGAGGACACCGCGATCAACCTGCTGCGTACGCACGCCATCGACTACTTCTTCTCGCCGACGGTGCAGACGTATCCGGTCTTGCGGTCGGTCCCGGACACGCGCATAATCTGGACCAACGTCAACGGCTACGAGGGCGTGATGTTCAACCTCGCGCACCCGATCCTCGCCGATCCGCTCGTGCGGCGCGCCATTGGCGCGGCGATCGACAAGGCGTCGCTGACGCGACAGCTGGCCTACGGCCAGGTGACGGTCGCCAGCGAGGACCTGCCCAACTGGATGTGGGCGTTCGACCCCGCGGTTCGAGCCGTGCCGTACGATCGCGCCGCCGCGGTGAAACTGCTCGCGCGCGCGGGCTGGATCGCCGGGCCCGACGGCATAGCGCGCAAGCAGGGACGCCCGCTCGAACTGCTGCTGGTTACCGATACGCAGACCGCCCTGCATCGCTCCGAGAGCCTCTTGGTTCAGGCCGCGCTGCGCCGCATCGGGATCGTCGTCGAGATCAAGTACTTTCCGCAGGACATCCTGTACGCGCCGCAGGGGATGGGCGGCATCATGCACGGCGGCAAGTACGACCTGATCCTGTACCCGTGGTTCTCGGGAATCGATCCCGATGACTCATCGCAGTTCACCTGCGACAACCAGCCGCCGCACGGTTACAACGACAGCCGCTATTGCAGCGCGGCGATGGATGCCGCGCAGGCCGCGGCGCTGACGAACTACGCCGCCGCCCCGCGCAAGCGCGCGTACTCGCGCATCGAACGGCTGCTCTCCATCGACAACCCGCTCGTCTTCTTCTGGTGGCAGCGCGGTCAGGACGCGATCAGTGTCGACCTCCACGGCTTCGATCCGAATCCCTCCAACGAAGCCTGGAACGCCTGGGAATGGAGTATCTAG